The genomic DNA AGGGGATGCCCGGACTGAAAATCTTTTTAGAAAAAGCTAAGGGCAAGAAGTGTTTGCGTTGTTGGCATTATAGATTAGATATTGATCAATATAAAAATTATTCAAATATTTGTGCGCGTTGTGTTAACAACATAGTTGGACCAGGAGAAAAACGTAGGTTTTTTTAATGAATAAAAAATATAATTATAAAAATTTAAAATGGTTATGGTTATCTATATTAATAATGTTATTAGACATAGGAACAAAGTATTGGGTAAAGACTCATTTTTGGATTGGGGAGGTATTATCAGTATTACCTGGAATTAATTGTTATTATGTTTGTAATTCAGGATTAGCTTTTGGGTTATTTACCAATGCTAATTTGTATTATCGTTGGATATTTGTGTGGATAATAACATTAGTAATTGTAGTGTTTATCATAGCTTTATATACATTGATTGAACGTCCTAAATGTTATAGTATATCCTACTCTATGGTTATTGGAGGAGCCTTAGGGAATTTATTGGATCGAATATTATACGGAACAGTAGTTGATTTTATTGATGTTCACATTAAAAGTTGGCATTGGCCAACTTTTAATGTTGCAGATATAGCAATTTGTATAGGAATTACCATTGTAACGATAAGATACTATTATGATTTTATTAAAAATAATTTATATTAAAATTGTGATATTAATGATGATTGTTATCAATACAATATGCATTATTATGTTTATTAATCTAATTACAAAATTACTAAAAATTAATTGTCACATTTTATGTGAGCAATAAATGTAGCAATTTTTTATTATGAAAATACAAGAGGGTTTAAATAATTAAAGTTATATTAGCTAATCCGCGTGGGTTCTGTGCAGGGGTAAATCGAGCGATTAATATTGTAGAGAAAACGATACAGGTATATGGTACTCCAATTTATGTGCGCCATGAGTTAGTGCATAATGATTACGTGGTAACTCAATTATCTAAGAAAGGTGTTATTTTTATTGAGCAACTAGATGAAGTACCAAATGAATCGGTTCTCATTTTTTCTGCTCACGGAGTGTCAAAAAAGATGCGGGAGCAATCAAAAATTAAAAATTTAATAATAATTGATGCTACTTGTCCATTGGTAACTAAAGTACATAAGGAAGTCTCCCGAGCTAATCGTAATAACATGGAAGTAATTTTAATAGGCCATTCTGGTCATCCAGAAGTAGAAGGAACTATGGGGCAATATATTTCTATGAATTCTAGGCAAAAAATATATTTAGTTGAGTCGCAATCAGACGCTTGGTCCATTCAGGTTAATCACCCAAATCATTTATTTTTTGTAACACAAACAACTTTATCTATAGATGATACTGCAGAGATTATAGCAATTTTGAATAAAAGATTTCCTAGCATTATGGGCCCTAGAAAACATGATATTTGTTACGCAACATTTAACAGACAAAATGCTCTGAAAAATTTAGCTTCGAAGGCAGAGATGATATTTGTTGTAGGGTCAATAACATCGTCTAATTCTGTAAGATTAATGGAGCTAGCACGTCGTATTGGGAAAATTACATATTTAATTAGTCACGCTAATGATATTCAAAAAAATTGGTTGCGTGGGGTAAATAACATTGGTATTACTGCTGGGGCATCAGCCCCAGACATTTTAGTACTTCAGGTTATTGAAAAATTACGTGTATTAAGTACAGATCATTTTGTGGTTGAAGAAATGATTGGAGAGGAAGAGAATATATTTTTTGATACACCTAAAATTTAGCATATTTATAATAATGGATTTGTTGATTTTATTGTAACAGTAAAATTATGTATTAAATGTAAAAACTGACTATAAAAAATTACAACGATATGTAACATTATTTATTATATTTTATTGCACTTAGTATTGTATATAGGAACAAATCAGAATCATAAATTTTCTGTATGTAAAGAATAAACATTATTAATAAGGTTATAAAATTATGAGTGATGCACTTCTCCGTATTGCCGTTACGGGAGTAACTGGTCGCATGGGTAAAGAAATAGTAACGTGTGTTGTTGAAGGAGAAAAACAATTTAGTCAAGAAATTGTTTTAGGAGCTGCTATAACACGTTTAAATGCTAAAATTTGCGGAATGGATGTTGGAGTATTAATAAACAATGATACTTTAGGTATAGAAATTACTGATAATTTGGAATCAATTAAAGATAATTTTGATGTTTTGGTTGATTTTACTGCCCCTGATATATCTATAGAATATTTAAAATTTTGTGTTAATAACAATAAAAATATAGTTATTGGTACTACTGGATTTAATCAGATACATAAGAATCTTATTCTAAATGCGTCTCATAAAATAGGAATTGTTTTTTCCTCCAATTTTAGTATAGGTGTAGCGTTAATATCTAAATTATTGCATAAGATTACACAAATTATAGGTAGTACTTCAGATATCAGTATTATTGAAACTCATCATAACAGGAAACGTGACATACCGTCTGGCACTTCTTTAACAATGCAAAATATTATTGCAAATGCATTGCGATCTATTCATTCTAATAAAATTATGGACTCTAATCTTGATTCTACAACGTATTCATCAGCGTCTTCTTATAATGATATATTAATTCATTCGATACGTGCTGGAGATGTCGTTGGAGAACATACTGTTTTATTTGCAGGACCAGGAGAACGTTTAGAAATCACACATAAAGCATCGGACCGTTTAATATTTGCTCATGGAGCATTACGTGCTGCTTTTTGGATAGGGCGTGATAAAATAGGCTTATTTGATATAAGCGATATCTTAGAAATGGATACGTTATTATGATAGCTAGATGCAAGTAAATAATTATATGATCATATATCATATATATAATATGATGATATATGATTGATGTTATTAAAAGAATTCTAAGACTAATAATCAATAAAACATGTATAAATTTTATTTACACATGTTTTATTTTAATCTAAAATAATAGTATTATTAATTTAATATTTAACTTATCAATTTCCTCTAATAAATTAAATGTAAGTTATATACTTAATGATTTATTTATCTATTAAGATAGAGTTATTTTAATGAAATCAGCACTGTTAGTACTAGAAGATGGTAATAAATTTTATGGTTATGCAATAGGCGCAGAAGGAGAAACGGTAGGAGAAGTAGTGTTCAACACATCAATGACTGGATATCAAGAAATAATTACTGACCCTTCTTATGCTTATCAAATAGTCATATTAACTTGCCCTCATATTGGAAACGTAGGTACTAATGAATTTGATAATGAATCTTCTTGTATTCAGGTAAGAGGGCTGATTATTCGTGACTTATCAATGGTTGTTAGTAATTTTCGTTATACATTGAGTCTCTCAGATTATTTAGTGCAACAAAATATTGTTGGAATTGCTGGAGTAGATACTCGTAAGTTAACTCGTTTAATACGAGAAAAGGGAATACAACACGGCTGCATCATTGCTTGCGACATGCCTGATGCCACATTAGCATTGCGTAAGGCTCGCGAATTTCATGGATTGAATGGACTTAATCTTGTTCATGAAGTAAGTACTTCTCGACAGTATATCTGGAATCAAGGCACCTGGAATATTAAATCTGGAGTATTTTGCGCTCCATTACACCTACCTTATCGTGTTGTAGTATATGATTTTGGTGTTAAACGAAATATCATGCGTATATTAGTAGATTATGGTTGTTTATTAACTGTGGTTCCAGCGCATACTACAGCGCAAGAAATAATTGATATGCAACCAGATGGTGTCTTTCTAGCCAATGGGCCTGGAGATCCAAATGTATATGAATACGCAATTAATGCTATACAAACTTTTTTAAATACAACTACAATCCCGTTGTTTGGGATTTGTTTAGGACATCAGTTACTTGCGTTAGCCAGCGGAGCTAAAACGATAAAAATGAAATTTGGACACCATGGCTCTAATCATCCAGTTAAAGATATAGAAACAAACAAGGTTATAATTACTGCTCAAAATCATAATTTTGTAGTAGACAAACAAACTTTACCTGATACGTTAAAAATAACGCATATTTCATTATTTGATGGTACTCTCCAAGGTCTTCACCATATTAATAAACCTGCTTTTAGTTTTCAAGGGCATCCAGAGGCTAGTCCTGGTCCTCATGATGCTGCATCATCGTTATTTGGTCATTTCATTAAATTAATTAAAAATTACCGTAATAAATAATAAGTTTGAGAGTATAATATGCCAAAAAGAACCGATATACACAGCATCTTACTATTAGGAGCTGGACCAATAGTTATCGGTCAAGCCTGTGAATTTGATTACTCTGGCGCACAAGCTTGTAAAGCGTTACGTGAAGAGGGATATCGTATTATTTTAGTAAATTCTAATCCTGCTACAATTATGACGGATCCTGATATGGCTGATGTCACTTATATTGAAGCGATTCAATGGAAAATAATACATAAGATCATTGAAAAAGAACATCCGGATGCACTGCTCTCAACTATGGGTGGACAAACTGCTTTGAATTGTACTTTAGATTTAGAACGTCACGGAATTTTAAGAAAATTTAATATAATAACAATTGGAGCAACGATAGATTCTATTTGTAAGGCAGAAGATCGTCAAAAATTTCGAGAATCTATGAAAAAAATTAGCTTAGAAACAGCACGATCTGGTGTTGCACGCGATATAGATGAAGCTATGATGGTTTTAGAAAAAATCGGGCTACCCTGCATTATTCGTCCTTCTTTTACTTTAGGAGGAAGCGGAGGTGGCGTTGCTTGTACTCAAAAAGAATTTGAAAAACTTTGCAGATATGGATTAGATGCATATCCTCATCATGAACTTTTAATTGATGAATCTTTAATTGGTTGGAAGGAGTATGAAATGGAAGTAATACGTGATATTAAAGACAATTGTATAATTGTGTGTTCTATAGAAAACGTTGATCCCATGGGTATTCATACTGGTGATTCCATTACTGTGGCGCCAGCTCAAACTTTGACCGATAAGGAATATCAAATCATGAGAAATGCTTCAATGATGGTATTACGTGAAATTGGAGTAGAGACTGGAGGAGCTAATGTACAGTTTGCGGTCAATCCAAATAATGGAAGACTTATCGTTGTTGAAATGAATCCGAGAGTATCGCGATCATCAGCATTAGCTTCGAAAGCAACTGGATTTCCTATAGCAAAAATAGCTTCTAAGTTAGCAGTGGGATATACTCTGGATGAATTATCAAATGATATTACCAATGGTAATATTCCCGCATCTTTTGAACCATCAATCGATTATGTAGTAACTAAAATTCCGCGTTTTAATTTTGAAAAATTTCCAGAGCAACACAATAAACTGACAACTCAAATGAAATCAGTGGGTGAAGTGATGGCAATTGGTCGTAGTCAGCAAGAATCTTTACAGAAAGCAATACGCGGATTAGAAATAGGAGTAATGGGACTAGATTCTAAAATTGATTTAGATCACCCTAAAGCGTTTAGTATTATTGTATATGAATTAAAAAATGCTAGTAGTAATCGAATATGGTATATTGCCGATGCTTTTCGCTACGGTATATCTTTAGAACAAGTTTTTCATTTAACTAATATCGATCGTTGGTTTTTAGTTCAAATTCAAGAATTAGTACAATTAGAGAATGATGTAATATCGGAAGGTATATCATGTCTTGATAAGAATCGGTTATATTGTCTTAAAAAGAAAGGGTTTTCTGATGCAAGATTGGGGCAATTGACAGGAGTATCAGAAAATAAAATTCGTACATTAAGATTTATATATGATATACATCCTGTGTATAAACATGTAGATGCATGCGCGGCAGAATTTTCTACTAATACTTCTTATATGTATTCTACTTACGATGGTGAATGTGAATTTCAATTTAATCACACAAATAAAACTATAATGATATTAGGAGGGGGACCTAATCGTATTGGTCAGGGTATTGAATTTGATTATTGTTGTGTTCATGCAGCAATAACATTACGTGAAAGCGGATATCATGTAATTATGGTGAATTGCAATCCTGAAACTGTATCTACTGATTATGATATATCGGATATTCTTTATTTTGAACCAATTACATTAGAAGATATCTTAGAAATTATACGTATAAACAAACCAACAGGTGTGATTGTTCAATATGGAGGTCAAACTCCATTAAAATTGGTTAAAGAAATGGAAGCAGCTGGGATATCTATTATAGGCACGAGTCCGGATGCAATTGACCAAGCTGAAAATAGAGAACGATTTCAACGATCAATCAAATGTTTAGGTTTACAACAACCAGATAACGCTACTGTTATATCTATACAATCAGCTTTAAAAAAAGCTAAAAATATAGGGTATCCCATAGTAGTTAGGCCTTCTTATGTTTTGGGAGGTAGGGCTATGGAAATAGTATATAATGAAAAAGAATTATTATTCTATTTTAAAAATGCTATATCAGTATCTAATAATGCACCAGTTTTGTTAGATAGTTTTTTAGAAAATGCGATAGAAGTAGATGTAGATGCAATTTGTGATGGAAAACAGGTGTTTATCGGGGGAATTATGGAGCATATCGAATACGCAGGAATACATTCCGGGGACTCAGCGTGTTCTTTGCCAGCTCATACGTTAAGCAAAAATATTCAGGACAGAATACGTTATCAAGTAAAAGAACTAGCATTTAAATTTAATATAAAAGGTTTGGTAAATATACAATTTGCAATACAAAAAGATGAAATTTATATAATTGAGATTAATCCAAGAGCATCACGTACAGTTCCTTTTGTATCTAAAGCCACTGGCATGGCGTTAGCAAAAATTGGAACCCGAGTAATGATTGGGCAATCTTTGTTGGATCAAGGTATTTTAAAAGAAGTAATTCCTCCTTATTTTTCAGTGAAGGAGGTAGTATTGCCGTTTAACAAATTTATTAACATGAATCCAAGGTTAGGCCCAGAAATGAGATCTACAGGAGAAGTAATGGGTATTGGACGTACTTTTGAAGAAGCATTTGCTAAAGCAACATTAAGTAGTCAGTTTTATATGAGAAAACATGGCGATGTATTATTATCTTTATCTGATAAAGATACGGATAAAGCAGTGGATTTAGTTACTAAATTTATTAAAAATGGTTTTATGTTGGATGTTACAAGTGAAACAGCGAAAATACTAAAAAGTGTTGGTCTTGTTTCTCAAATGATTAGACCAGTGCATGTAACTCATGCATATATTCACAAAAAAATTAAGAATGGTGGATATAGTTATATTGTTGATACCACCTTAGCAGATAATATTAGTAATGATTATGCGGCATTATTGTGCCGAATCGCATTGCAACATAACGTCTATTATATTACTACAATAAATGGAAGTTTTGCTGCAGCTATGTCGTTATCTGTTGATACTACAGAACATGTGGTATCACTTCAAGATATGCATTCTAAAATAGTACATTAAAACTATAATTGGTATATATTGCAGAATTACATTTTGTATGTTTCTGTAATTACAGATTTTATTAAAAAGTATTTTGTAATTTGATATACATATTGAATATTGTGTCATAATGATTATTAGCTTAATTGCTGCGTTGACTACCAATCATATAATTGGGAAAAAAAATGTTATTCCTTGGTATTTACCTATGGATGTTAAATGGTTTAAATATCATACTTTATATAAGCCAATTATTATGGGACGCAAAACATTTGAGTCTATAGGCAAGAAACCATTATTAAATAGATTGAATATTGTTTTAAGTCGTAATTTATTAAATAATTATAATGGTGTTTTTGTAGTAGATAATATAGATGAAGCTTTATCTTTAATACAGGACGAACATGAAGTCATGGTAATTGGAGGAAGTGAAATATACAATGTTTTTTTACCTCGTGCGCAACGCTTATATTTAACATATATTCATAACATGGTTGAAATTGATGGCGACACTTTGTTTCCTGATTATAATATAAGAGAATGGAAATCTATTTTTAATAGTTTTTATAAATTTAGAGAGGACTGTTTTTGTTATTTGCATTTTTCTATTTTAGAACGTTGCTAATAAAAACTATTATGGTTAATAATGAAAATAATTTATTAATATGAAATCAATATTTCATATTAATAAATTATTTTTAAAGAGTGATAATTAAAATATGGTACTAATTTATTTTAATTTGTATAGAATATGTACAAATAATCATCAAATTTGATTATATGTTTTATTAAGTTAATGTAAGTTAAGTAGATGGGTGGTCACAAGGTATGGATACAATTTTTTTGTCTTCCCATCGCAATAAGGTCAGTGCCCCTCCCCAACAACAACCAGAATCTAATCCATACATACCAGATGGTATTTTTATTTCTCCTAATGATGCCCAATGACCAAAAATTATATTATACGCGGGATCAACTAATTTGTTTAAAGAAAACCACGGATATATATTTTTTGGGGCATCATTAGGAGCTCCTTTGTATTTTAAATCTAATTGACCATTTAAATAAATATAACGCATTCGTGTGAATACATTAATATTTTCTTGTATTTGTTGTAATTTACTATTATGTATCTGATGCATATCAGATACATTGTCATGCATGTCTTTTTTAAAAAGTAGAAAATAATGGTCGCTAACCAAAATTTCTTCTATTTCTTGGGCATATTCTTTAGTATTGTTAATATTCCAATTAGGATGAATTCCTGCATGGGTCATTAATATCTTTTTATTTTCATCTATATATAACATAGGTTGATGACGCAACCAATTAATTAATTCTTCTAAATCTGGAGCATTGAATATAGCATCAAAATAATCTTTACGTTTTCTATCATTTATTCCAAAATATGTTTTTAACAAATGTAACTCATGATTACCTAATACTATGGAAGCACTTGTTTTAAATGCATAGACTAAACGCAATACCTCTAATGAATTTGGTCCTCTGGCGATTAAATCTCCGGTAAAATGTAGAGTGTCAACATTAGGATTAAAGCATACATGATCTAGTATAGTTTGTAAGTGTCTGTAACATCCGTGGACATCTCCGATAAAATAAGTAGACATTTGGGTTATTATAGATTTTTTTACAATAAAAATTAATCAAATACATATATCATAATATTTTTAATATTTTGTATTAAGTATAAATTTTCCTTTTTAGAAAAGGACTATTTGTATAATAAAAATATATTTTATAAGATATGAAAATATGCTTACTTTTAGTAAGAAATTTTTTCCATTACAATAGAAACTGATTTGTTTTAAACATTTTGTTTGTGTTAAACAAAGAGTTTTTATACCATTGTGGTATTGATTTATAGTATTATTTAAACAAGCATATCATATTCAATAGTATATTGATAATTTAATAAAAAATAGATGTATAACATTTTTCAGTTGAAATACCATTATAACTGATGATATCAGTTATAGGTTATAATAACAACATCATATCAGTAAGTTTATTCGTTATTTAACATATTTGCTAATGTACAGTATTGATTAATAGTAATGTTTTCTGCTCGCAGTGCCGGATTTATTCCTTTTTGTGTTATTTCTGTTTCGTTAAAAAATGTAGATAAGCTGTTACGAAGAGTTTTTCGTCTTTGGCTAAAAGCTAATTTTGTCAGCGAAGATAGCTGACCAATATTAACTATTGGATAAGGAGTGTTTGTGTGGGGAAGTAGACGCATTACCATAGATTCTACTTTTGGGATAGGAAAGAAAGAAGTTGCTGGTATCTTTAACAACGGAACAACTTTACAATGATATTGTGTTATTATGCTTAGTCTGCCATATTCTTTTTTATTAGGATTTGCGTAAAGTCGTGTAGCTACTTCTTTCTGAAACATGAAATGCATATCGTAAATTACATTAGTGTATTGGAATAAATACACGATTAATTCTGTGGCTATATTATAGGGTAAATTTCCTATTAATCGTAGTTTTTGCCCAACTTTATGTGATAATTCAAAAAAATTTGTTGTCATTATATCTTGATGAAGAATATAAATTTTTTTGTTAAACATTTGAACTAATCGATTGACTAAGTTTGAATCACGTTCTATTAATATTAAAGAATCGAGATCTGTAGTATTTAGAATTTGTTTAGTTAGCGCGCCTAATCCGGGTCCAATTTCTAGTATTTTTTGATGTTTTTTAGGATTAATAGTTTTAACAATAGTATCAATAACATTTTGGTCTTTAAGGAATACTTGGCTCAATTTTTTTTTTATAAGATGATTTTTATAGTATATTTTTTTCATAAGGATGACTTAGTTAGCATTTTAATTGCAACTGTAATAGCCATAATCATACTATCGGGTAGTGCTGTTCCTTTTCCAGATAGTTCAAGAGCAGTGCCGTGATCTACAGAGGTTCTAATAAAAGGCAATCCTAAAGTAATATTTACTGATTGACCAAATCCAGAATATTTTAAAACAGGTAAACCTTGATCATGATACATAGCTAATATTACGTCTGCATGTTGAATATATTTTTTCTGAAATATTGTATCAGCTGACAAAGGACCTATTAGTTCACAATTAATGTTTTTCTTTAAAATATTTAAAGCAGGTATAATGATATTAATCTCTTCTTGTCCTATATAGCCGGATTCTCCAGAATGTGGGTTTAAACCACATATATAAATTTTAGGGTGTGAAACACCAAAGTATTTTTTTAATCCTTGTGCGAGAATGGAAATAGTATCGCAAAGAGATTTTTGAGTAATCATTTTTGGCACAGATAATATAGGGATATGGGTAGTAGCTAAAGCAACACGTAATTTTCTATTACTTAGCATCATTACAGTTGTTTCGCATTTGTTGATTTGAGATAAAAATTCAGTGTGCCCACTGAATGCTATGTTTCCTCTATTAAGAATAGCTTTATGTATAGGGCCGGTCACTAATGCTGAAAATTCCCCATTTAAACATCCCTGTGATGCTCTTGTTAAAGTATTAATAACATAATTATTGTTATTAACATTTAATTGACCAGGTATAGTTTTTTGTGGAAGTAACATTTTTAATATAGATAATTCTCCGGGCATACAAGGAGATGCTATTTTTTTAGAATGGTAAGAACGTAATTTTAGAGGCAGATTTATTTGCTGCGCTCTATCTAATAGCAAATTAGGATCTGCACACACAACCAACTCTACAGGCCATTTCTTTTGTGCGCTCATAATAACTATGTCAGGACCGATTCCAGACGGCTCTCCCGTAGTAATCACAATGCGTCGAAATTGTTTATTTTTTTTTATCATTTTAGTTAATGATCTTAATATATGATTCGGATCGTAATTCTTGAATCCAATTTTTCATAATTTCATCAAATTTGTTATTTAATAAATATAAATAAGCACGTTCATACATTATTTCATTATATTCTAATATAGATATATCTATTAACTGAATTAAACGCCATCCGTAAGAGGTGTATACTGGTATGCTAATTTCATTGCTTTTTAAAGAACTCAAAACTTTTCGGATTGATGGCTCGAAATCATCTAAATCCTTGCATATTGTATTTTCTTCGTAATGACTAAAACATATGTCTTTTGATTTTTCTTTCATCATCATTCCAAAAGCAGTATTACTTTTTTCCATGTGTTCTTTAGTTTGCAATAGTTGTTCCACTATGCTTACATTTTCACACGAATTTTTTATACCAAATATTTTTGCTGTAACTTTAGTTACAGGCAGCATAATTTGTTTATAACGTATATCTTGTACTTCTAGAATATGTATTCCATCGCAAGATGTAATTGGACCGATAACATCACCTTTTTTTATTGTTTGTAAATATTTATCAAAAATAATTGGTATGTCTTTCCATGAAATCCATTCTGTTTCGTGTACTTTAATTATTTGAATAATATTTTTATTAGAATATGTGCGTATGAGTTCTTTAATATCTTTGTTAAATTCTTTTTTTTTAATTAATAATCTTGCAAAATATTCTATTCTATCTATTTGGCATTGAGTAGGTTGTATTGGTAATGAAAATATAACGTGCTTTAATTTAAATTGTTTATTAATATCAATAATATTTGATTTTTTGGCAATTTTATTTATTTCATTTGTCAATATATGAGTACGATTGCGCATAACATGATCACATATTTGCTTTTTAAGCATATTTTGATATTGTTGGAAATAAAATTTTTCGTAATTTAAGCCAATATCATATAGGTATGAACGAAACTGATCGAATGTCATATCATATAAATTTAAAATACAGTTAATCATTTGATTAAGTTGATTGTGGTCAATGTTGATTTTTTGTTGATCAGAAATTTGGAAAATGAGGTTATCTATGATTAATTGGTCTAATATTTTTTGATAATATGAAATATCTTGTAATATATTGTCATTGCCATTAGAGATGTTATCTCGAATCATATAAATATTATTTCTGATATCACTATCTAATATAATATTATGATTCACTAATGCTACAATTTTATTTACCGTTTTAAATGCCCCAAGAACAATATTTGTTTTTAACGTAAATATTAGAATTAATATTTTCCAAAATTTCATATAATTAACAATATTATAAGCACGAATCCGACTTCATGTGATATGTAAGGTTACAGTGCATGTTGATATGGAAAAACGCCTATGTCCAACATCTTATATGGGTTTGCTTTAAAATCTGATGCGGAGTTATATATTTTAATATCTAATCGTATTTTATTATCATATGTATTACGGTTCAACTGTTTGTTCCAATCAATCATTTTTCGCTCACAAGATATATTAACCCCCCAACATGGTGTATAATACTGTATTCCTATTGTTTGATCAATGAGTTGATTAGTTTTTATGTTATGGTAATAAGAGCAACTTATTTTCCAATTATCAATTAAAGGATAACAAGCGAGTACTCCTAATTGAGCAATTGTGTTGTGGTATATTGATTCTTTAATATCTGGTAGTATTTTTTCAAGATATTGTTTGTTGGCATATCTATAATGTGTTTGTAAAACTTGATTGTCTTTACCTGTATATTCTAATATTATAGTCCCAAATGATAATGCATCATACTGCATATCATATTGCATTTCAGTGTTCATATGCCAGTGATCGTTAATGTTCCAATGACTTATTCCTGAAAATAATAGGATATTAGGAGTTTTTTGTGTGCATTTAGATATTTTTATATATTCGGAATTAAGTTGTCTTAAATTAAAAATTTGACCTATAGATGCATAAAATAATTCGTTTTTTTTCTTAAAGCATCGTATGGTTATATCTCCAGTAATTTGATTAACAGGTAAAATACGATCCAATCCACTATATGTAGTGTCACGAAATAAATTTTTATGATCTATATGAATCATATCAGTATCATAGATGCCAATGTTTTCTTGAAAACGATATGGTACATATAAATATTGTAATTTTGGTTCTAAGAAACGTTTATATTTTTTTGAAATATGCGTATTTTTTTTAAAAATCATCTTTCCGTTGATTTTTAATTGCGGGGTGATACGATTAACTATATTTTGTAAATGATAGCCCGGATATTGTGTTCTGTTATAATGATCTATATTTTTTTGTCGATAATGTGTTATTTTTAATTTGGCTTCAGTATTAAAATGTCCATAATAATTATTTATTGAGAAATCTAAAGTTGGTTCCGTGTGTATCCTGATTGTTTTTGGATAATGGTAATTTACAGGTATAAATTGGGTTATTTGACTAAATAACTTTAAATTCAATGGTTTATGCTTGATGTTATCATAATATGAATTTAATTCTAGCTGGAACGATTCGTTGTAATTATAATAGTCTTTAATTGTTGTAATATTAATATTCGTGACACCAAAATA from Candidatus Blochmanniella camponoti includes the following:
- the carA gene encoding glutamine-hydrolyzing carbamoyl-phosphate synthase small subunit; the encoded protein is MKSALLVLEDGNKFYGYAIGAEGETVGEVVFNTSMTGYQEIITDPSYAYQIVILTCPHIGNVGTNEFDNESSCIQVRGLIIRDLSMVVSNFRYTLSLSDYLVQQNIVGIAGVDTRKLTRLIREKGIQHGCIIACDMPDATLALRKAREFHGLNGLNLVHEVSTSRQYIWNQGTWNIKSGVFCAPLHLPYRVVVYDFGVKRNIMRILVDYGCLLTVVPAHTTAQEIIDMQPDGVFLANGPGDPNVYEYAINAIQTFLNTTTIPLFGICLGHQLLALASGAKTIKMKFGHHGSNHPVKDIETNKVIITAQNHNFVVDKQTLPDTLKITHISLFDGTLQGLHHINKPAFSFQGHPEASPGPHDAASSLFGHFIKLIKNYRNK
- the lspA gene encoding signal peptidase II, with product MNKKYNYKNLKWLWLSILIMLLDIGTKYWVKTHFWIGEVLSVLPGINCYYVCNSGLAFGLFTNANLYYRWIFVWIITLVIVVFIIALYTLIERPKCYSISYSMVIGGALGNLLDRILYGTVVDFIDVHIKSWHWPTFNVADIAICIGITIVTIRYYYDFIKNNLY
- the ispH gene encoding 4-hydroxy-3-methylbut-2-enyl diphosphate reductase, which encodes MKVILANPRGFCAGVNRAINIVEKTIQVYGTPIYVRHELVHNDYVVTQLSKKGVIFIEQLDEVPNESVLIFSAHGVSKKMREQSKIKNLIIIDATCPLVTKVHKEVSRANRNNMEVILIGHSGHPEVEGTMGQYISMNSRQKIYLVESQSDAWSIQVNHPNHLFFVTQTTLSIDDTAEIIAILNKRFPSIMGPRKHDICYATFNRQNALKNLASKAEMIFVVGSITSSNSVRLMELARRIGKITYLISHANDIQKNWLRGVNNIGITAGASAPDILVLQVIEKLRVLSTDHFVVEEMIGEEENIFFDTPKI
- the dapB gene encoding 4-hydroxy-tetrahydrodipicolinate reductase; translation: MSDALLRIAVTGVTGRMGKEIVTCVVEGEKQFSQEIVLGAAITRLNAKICGMDVGVLINNDTLGIEITDNLESIKDNFDVLVDFTAPDISIEYLKFCVNNNKNIVIGTTGFNQIHKNLILNASHKIGIVFSSNFSIGVALISKLLHKITQIIGSTSDISIIETHHNRKRDIPSGTSLTMQNIIANALRSIHSNKIMDSNLDSTTYSSASSYNDILIHSIRAGDVVGEHTVLFAGPGERLEITHKASDRLIFAHGALRAAFWIGRDKIGLFDISDILEMDTLL